Proteins from one Aureimonas sp. SA4125 genomic window:
- the raiA gene encoding ribosome-associated translation inhibitor RaiA, whose protein sequence is MGVRVSGRHMDVGEAFRTRIEDRLGQSVGKYYDGNFSGTVVVSKEGPRFETDCTLHLDTGVIFQAAGMAHDPEASFADAAERIDKRLRRYKRRLKDHYANGNGQQRDVAYTVMAAPSPESDEVDEMPEDYAPAIVAETSLKVGVMTVASAVMELDRRDSPVVVFRNAGNGEVNIVYRRADGNFGWVDPSSYKPEA, encoded by the coding sequence GGGTTTCGGGCAGACACATGGATGTCGGCGAGGCATTCCGTACGCGGATCGAGGATCGTCTCGGTCAGTCGGTGGGGAAATATTACGACGGAAACTTCAGCGGCACGGTGGTCGTCTCCAAGGAGGGACCGCGGTTCGAGACCGATTGCACGCTGCATCTGGATACCGGCGTCATCTTCCAGGCCGCCGGCATGGCACACGACCCGGAAGCCTCTTTCGCCGACGCCGCCGAGCGCATCGACAAGCGGCTGCGGCGCTACAAGCGGCGGCTGAAGGACCACTATGCCAATGGCAACGGCCAGCAGCGCGACGTCGCCTATACCGTCATGGCCGCGCCGTCGCCCGAGTCGGACGAGGTCGACGAGATGCCGGAGGACTACGCGCCGGCCATCGTGGCCGAGACCTCGCTGAAGGTGGGCGTCATGACCGTCGCGAGTGCCGTCATGGAGCTCGACCGTCGCGACAGCCCGGTCGTCGTCTTCCGCAATGCCGGCAATGGCGAGGTGAACATCGTCTACCGCCGTGCCGACGGCAATTTCGGCTGGGTCGACCCATCGTCCTACAAGCCCGAAGCCTGA